In Legionella spiritensis, the following proteins share a genomic window:
- a CDS encoding nicotinate phosphoribosyltransferase produces the protein MINFTGTYTDQYQLTMAQVYFLNGYQNSNAVFDYFFRALPFNGGYAVFAGLEDVLSILETLRFDDRDLAFLRQQNMHPDFINYLQQFKFQGTVYASREGDVIFPTRPIVTIEANIIEAQLIETVLLNVLNFQTLVATKASRIRQVAGTRKLIDFGLRRAQGPGGYYASRAAIIGGFDSTSNVRAGRDFAIPISGTMAHSFVQSYDSELQAFRDFAKCWPDNCVLLVDTYNTLASGVPNAIKIAREMQSRGHKLKGIRLDSGDLAWLAKKARYMLDEANLQDVTITVSNQLDEYVIKNLLEQQAPIDSFGVGTNLAIGAPDAALDGVYKLAFAHGKPRIKLSDTATKITIPYQKQVYRILDGDGNFQGADAITLRTEDDVELMAHPFEASKSLTIKHFAKEPLLHKVMEHGKRLSSPQTLGEIARYSQERLAKLPLEYQRFINPHLYKVGISSKLKAQRDQLIGEHQGQNP, from the coding sequence ATGATTAATTTTACGGGCACTTATACCGATCAATACCAACTGACTATGGCTCAGGTTTATTTTTTGAACGGTTATCAAAACAGCAACGCTGTGTTTGATTATTTTTTCCGTGCCCTGCCTTTTAACGGAGGTTATGCCGTCTTTGCCGGGCTGGAAGACGTGCTGAGCATTCTGGAAACGCTTCGCTTTGATGACCGCGACCTCGCTTTTTTGCGGCAGCAAAACATGCACCCTGATTTTATTAATTATCTGCAACAGTTTAAATTCCAGGGCACTGTTTACGCCTCCCGGGAGGGCGACGTCATTTTTCCTACCCGACCGATTGTCACCATTGAGGCGAATATCATAGAAGCCCAGCTGATTGAGACTGTTTTGTTAAATGTTCTGAATTTTCAAACGCTTGTAGCAACCAAAGCCAGCCGAATACGGCAAGTGGCCGGAACGCGGAAACTCATTGATTTCGGGTTACGCAGGGCACAGGGTCCCGGGGGATACTACGCCAGCCGAGCCGCCATAATCGGCGGCTTCGATAGTACAAGTAACGTTCGTGCCGGTCGGGATTTTGCCATTCCTATCTCGGGCACCATGGCCCATTCCTTTGTACAAAGCTACGACAGCGAATTACAGGCTTTCCGTGATTTTGCAAAATGCTGGCCGGATAATTGCGTGTTACTGGTAGATACTTATAACACCCTGGCAAGCGGCGTACCTAACGCGATAAAAATAGCCCGGGAAATGCAAAGCCGCGGCCACAAGCTGAAAGGCATCCGTCTGGATAGCGGCGATCTGGCCTGGCTGGCCAAAAAAGCCCGATACATGCTGGACGAAGCCAATTTGCAGGACGTGACCATTACCGTCTCAAATCAGTTGGACGAATACGTCATCAAGAATCTGCTGGAGCAACAGGCGCCCATCGATTCATTCGGAGTGGGAACCAATCTGGCCATCGGCGCGCCTGACGCCGCGCTGGATGGTGTTTACAAACTGGCATTCGCCCATGGCAAACCACGCATCAAATTATCCGACACCGCAACCAAAATTACTATTCCCTATCAAAAACAGGTATACCGAATTCTCGATGGCGATGGAAATTTCCAGGGTGCCGACGCCATTACATTACGGACGGAAGACGACGTGGAACTGATGGCCCACCCTTTCGAAGCCTCAAAATCACTCACCATCAAACATTTTGCCAAAGAACCGTTGCTGCACAAAGTCATGGAGCATGGCAAGCGATTATCGTCTCCTCAAACCCTCGGTGAGATAGCACGCTACAGCCAGGAGCGTTTAGCGAAATTGCCTCTGGAATACCAGCGTTTTATTAATCCCCATCTCTATAAAGTCGGCATAAGCAGCAAGCTTAAAGCCCAACGCGACCAACTGATTGGTGAGCATCAGGGACAAAATCCATGA
- a CDS encoding hydantoinase B/oxoprolinase family protein codes for MGILSSNKPMVSALQGTCNNITFGNERYQYYETICGGAGAGPEFDGAPGLTGRNAVQRADGCVEELGGCAQTE; via the coding sequence ATGGGGATCCTTTCATCAAACAAACCCATGGTTTCCGCGCTCCAGGGCACGTGCAATAACATCACGTTTGGTAATGAGCGTTATCAGTATTATGAAACGATATGCGGCGGAGCGGGAGCCGGGCCGGAATTTGATGGCGCACCAGGACTTACCGGACGCAATGCCGTGCAACGCGCGGATGGTTGCGTTGAAGAGCTGGGCGGATGTGCGCAAACAGAATGA
- a CDS encoding SMP-30/gluconolactonase/LRE family protein yields MDVHNTEIFLRGFAFPEAARWHDSALWFCDIWGKKIYQITPDGQVKRCLDTDGEPAGLAWLKDGTMLVTSLFERQLLALSHDRLHLFCDLSDLARPGYCHDMTVNGNDTIYLSNSGFYPAPGVTPVTSNVIAFNAGDKPYIAARDIGYPNGIVVNDQQQLLVAETFAANILSFDIDSDGSLNNRRNWASFDDIGFKVEFDEQGVPRDLSRHTPDGMCLDNQGRLWVASPARQQVVCVAKGGDIQAVVHTNALPFDCVWGGVEGNVLYIMTTRAEQGQKTGMIEQYISSERMIRHRSSA; encoded by the coding sequence ATGGACGTTCATAATACCGAAATCTTTCTTAGAGGGTTCGCTTTCCCGGAAGCCGCACGCTGGCATGATTCCGCGCTGTGGTTTTGTGATATATGGGGAAAAAAAATATATCAGATAACCCCCGATGGTCAGGTAAAGCGTTGCTTGGATACGGATGGGGAGCCGGCCGGCCTTGCCTGGCTAAAGGATGGCACCATGCTGGTGACGTCCTTGTTTGAGCGTCAGCTGCTGGCGCTTTCCCATGATCGGTTGCACTTGTTTTGTGATTTAAGTGACCTTGCAAGGCCCGGGTATTGCCATGACATGACCGTAAACGGCAACGATACGATTTATCTTAGCAATTCCGGTTTTTATCCCGCACCCGGCGTGACTCCCGTCACATCGAACGTGATTGCCTTCAACGCCGGGGACAAACCGTATATTGCTGCGAGAGACATCGGTTATCCTAACGGTATTGTCGTCAACGACCAACAGCAATTGCTGGTTGCTGAAACCTTTGCGGCCAATATTTTGTCTTTTGATATCGACTCGGACGGCAGCCTGAATAACCGCCGTAACTGGGCTTCTTTTGATGACATCGGTTTTAAGGTGGAATTTGACGAGCAAGGCGTTCCCCGCGATTTAAGCCGTCATACCCCCGATGGCATGTGTCTTGATAACCAGGGTCGTCTCTGGGTAGCCTCGCCGGCGAGGCAACAGGTGGTATGCGTGGCTAAAGGCGGTGACATTCAAGCGGTTGTCCATACCAATGCGTTGCCTTTCGATTGTGTCTGGGGCGGTGTGGAAGGTAATGTTCTATATATTATGACCACACGGGCCGAGCAAGGACAAAAGACAGGAATGATTGAACAATACATCAGTTCCGAGCGAATGATCAGGCATCGGTCATCTGCCTGA
- a CDS encoding mechanosensitive ion channel family protein, with product MTGVYQLFQQHVWVFHLSGLLLITALIHALGSRVLNRLTIKAEKTRIIYDEALLKAIKTPGAILIWLLGIFSAAGIPLSIYPNATALRYLSQGKKLGIAFAISWAAIRFIRNLETLYIRSCVENSKEVDKTMIHAVSQLATIVVAVISILITLQCFGLPISGLLAFGGIGGAAVAFASRDLLANFFGGLVIYMDRPFKVGDWIRSPDKQIEGTVEYIGWRVTRIRTFDKRPLYVPNGLFLTISVENASRMLNRRIKTNIAIRYQDADKMDAITNQVRHMLQEHPEIDTRQTLIVNFVEFGPSSLNFMVYTFTKTTNWVHFQAVQHDVFMKILRIIAANEAECAFPTQTLHLQNEQIRQMTDA from the coding sequence ATGACTGGGGTCTATCAATTATTCCAGCAACACGTCTGGGTTTTTCATTTAAGCGGGTTGCTTCTCATAACGGCATTAATCCATGCCCTCGGATCACGCGTTCTCAATCGCCTGACTATCAAAGCGGAAAAAACGAGGATTATTTACGATGAAGCCCTGTTAAAAGCAATTAAAACGCCGGGGGCCATTCTGATCTGGCTTCTCGGAATATTCAGCGCCGCAGGCATACCCTTATCTATTTATCCCAATGCCACCGCGCTGCGTTATTTGTCGCAAGGCAAAAAACTGGGGATTGCCTTTGCCATCAGCTGGGCCGCCATTCGTTTCATTCGCAATCTGGAAACACTCTATATCCGCTCTTGCGTTGAGAACAGCAAGGAAGTGGACAAAACCATGATCCATGCCGTCAGCCAGCTTGCAACCATTGTGGTGGCTGTTATCAGTATATTGATCACTCTGCAGTGTTTCGGATTACCTATTTCAGGACTACTGGCTTTCGGCGGTATTGGCGGAGCCGCTGTAGCCTTTGCCTCCAGGGATTTACTGGCCAATTTCTTCGGAGGGCTGGTGATTTACATGGATCGCCCGTTTAAGGTTGGTGACTGGATCCGCTCCCCCGACAAGCAAATCGAGGGAACGGTGGAATACATCGGATGGCGTGTCACCCGGATCCGTACGTTTGATAAAAGGCCTTTGTACGTTCCCAATGGGCTTTTTTTAACCATCAGTGTGGAAAATGCGTCCCGTATGCTGAACCGGCGTATCAAAACCAATATCGCCATTCGTTATCAGGATGCCGATAAAATGGATGCTATCACCAATCAAGTGCGGCATATGTTGCAGGAGCATCCGGAAATAGACACCCGACAAACGCTTATCGTCAATTTTGTCGAGTTTGGCCCCTCGTCTTTAAATTTCATGGTTTACACGTTTACCAAAACAACCAACTGGGTCCATTTTCAGGCCGTACAACATGACGTGTTTATGAAAATCCTGCGAATTATCGCCGCCAACGAAGCCGAATGTGCCTTTCCGACCCAGACGTTGCATCTGCAAAACGAACAAATCAGGCAGATGACCGATGCCTGA
- the argF gene encoding ornithine carbamoyltransferase has translation MKSYLTTWINNLQQAIFSQDPHSPEFSIMKTLPEQHLRPSSATPVRHVLTGMELSVSELTALLDKAAYIKNNPANYRQSLSGKTLAMIFEKPSFRTRLSFSLAIQTMGGIAIESVSNTRKSEEPADMARVLNGYVDVIMVRTHDDQLLREMAAYARIPIINGLSALHHPCQILADLLTLKEHYGRLDGLTLTYIGDGNNILHSLMLLAPQTGMTIHYCCPTNHQPNQDIVAQARSRHYEAIRCFTTPEEAVHHAHAVYTDVWTSMGFEASNGERDFTGFQVNESLMAKARPEAVFLHCMPMERGQEVSRSLPDSPCSLIFQQSENRMHVQKALLCFLQHPETG, from the coding sequence ATGAAAAGCTATTTGACGACATGGATTAACAACTTGCAACAGGCCATATTTAGCCAGGATCCCCACTCACCGGAGTTTAGCATTATGAAAACCCTGCCAGAACAACATCTGCGACCATCCTCCGCCACGCCTGTACGGCATGTGTTAACGGGCATGGAATTAAGCGTGTCCGAACTGACAGCGCTTCTCGATAAAGCCGCATACATCAAAAATAACCCCGCGAACTATCGCCAGAGCCTGTCTGGCAAAACACTGGCCATGATTTTCGAGAAACCCTCATTTCGCACCCGATTAAGCTTTTCCCTGGCCATTCAAACGATGGGAGGGATCGCTATCGAAAGCGTCAGCAATACGAGAAAATCGGAAGAACCGGCCGACATGGCTCGGGTTTTGAACGGTTATGTCGATGTCATCATGGTACGAACCCATGACGATCAACTGCTTCGGGAAATGGCGGCCTATGCCCGGATTCCGATCATCAATGGTTTGTCAGCGCTGCATCATCCCTGCCAGATTCTGGCCGATTTATTAACGCTTAAAGAGCATTACGGCAGGCTGGACGGCTTGACCCTGACCTATATAGGCGACGGCAACAATATTCTCCACAGCTTGATGTTACTCGCTCCGCAAACCGGCATGACCATTCATTATTGCTGCCCGACGAATCATCAACCGAATCAAGACATCGTTGCTCAAGCCCGTTCCCGTCATTATGAGGCCATCCGTTGCTTCACCACCCCTGAAGAAGCGGTGCACCATGCCCACGCAGTCTATACCGACGTCTGGACCAGCATGGGATTTGAAGCGAGCAACGGCGAGAGGGACTTCACCGGTTTTCAGGTCAACGAATCCTTAATGGCCAAAGCGCGACCGGAAGCGGTGTTCCTGCATTGCATGCCGATGGAACGCGGCCAGGAAGTGTCACGCTCCTTACCGGACAGCCCTTGTTCACTCATCTTTCAGCAAAGTGAAAACAGAATGCACGTTCAAAAAGCGCTGCTTTGTTTCTTGCAACATCCCGAAACAGGTTGA
- the argH gene encoding argininosuccinate lyase codes for MTSKTWGGRFKKTLDPLIVQFNASLPFDHVLFEHDITGSQIHAAMLGRQGLLTNEESQTIQDALEEIRQEIRQGLHPLNDDYEDIHMFIEHLLTQKLGDPGKKLHTGRSRNDQVALDLRLYARETGQHIKQLLIQLSEALNTLANRHEQDWMPGYTHLQQAQPIRLGTWFGAYHAMFNRDINRLDDWHGRMNLSPLGAGALAGSSLPLDREWAAKSLGFDGVITNTLDAVSDRDFVMEFNSVAAIIMTHLSRLCEDLILWATQEFGFVTLDDAFATGSSLMPNKKNPDVPELIRGKSGRVFGHLTAILTIMKGLPLAYNKDMQEDKEGLFDTVQTLRSCLTVITPFLHSIRFNTELMHQKAHDGYLDATAVLESLVLRGVPFREAHHQVGVWVAEAMAKGCSLKEQIAASENDRSPPD; via the coding sequence ATGACTAGCAAGACCTGGGGCGGACGATTCAAAAAAACGCTGGATCCGCTCATTGTGCAATTCAATGCGTCTTTGCCGTTTGATCATGTTCTTTTTGAGCACGATATCACCGGCAGTCAGATTCATGCCGCCATGTTGGGGCGGCAAGGGCTGCTGACCAACGAGGAAAGTCAAACCATTCAAGACGCGCTGGAAGAGATCCGGCAGGAGATCCGGCAGGGCTTGCATCCTCTGAATGACGATTATGAAGACATCCATATGTTTATAGAGCACCTGTTGACGCAAAAACTGGGTGATCCGGGGAAAAAACTGCACACAGGACGAAGCCGGAATGATCAGGTCGCTCTGGATTTACGATTGTACGCCCGTGAAACCGGTCAGCATATCAAACAATTACTTATCCAACTCTCGGAAGCACTCAACACTCTGGCGAACCGGCATGAGCAGGACTGGATGCCGGGTTATACCCATTTGCAGCAAGCGCAACCCATTCGTCTGGGCACCTGGTTTGGCGCCTATCACGCCATGTTCAACAGGGATATCAACCGGCTTGACGACTGGCATGGTCGTATGAATCTGTCGCCGCTTGGAGCCGGTGCCCTGGCAGGAAGCAGCCTGCCTCTGGATCGCGAATGGGCGGCCAAATCGCTGGGCTTTGACGGCGTCATCACCAACACCCTGGATGCGGTCAGTGACCGGGATTTTGTGATGGAATTCAATAGCGTTGCCGCCATTATCATGACCCATTTATCACGTTTGTGTGAGGATTTGATTTTATGGGCCACACAGGAATTCGGCTTTGTCACCCTGGATGACGCTTTTGCCACCGGTTCGTCCCTGATGCCTAACAAAAAAAATCCGGATGTGCCGGAATTAATCCGCGGCAAGTCCGGCCGGGTTTTCGGACACCTGACCGCGATTCTTACGATTATGAAAGGATTGCCGCTTGCCTACAACAAGGACATGCAGGAAGACAAGGAGGGTTTGTTTGATACCGTTCAAACCCTGAGATCCTGCCTTACGGTGATCACGCCTTTTCTGCACAGTATCCGGTTTAATACCGAACTGATGCACCAAAAAGCGCATGACGGTTATCTGGATGCCACCGCCGTGCTGGAGTCACTGGTACTGCGAGGTGTTCCATTTCGCGAAGCGCATCATCAGGTTGGCGTCTGGGTTGCCGAGGCCATGGCCAAAGGCTGTTCCCTGAAAGAACAGATTGCCGCGTCTGAAAACGATCGGTCACCCCCGGATTGA
- a CDS encoding argininosuccinate synthase, giving the protein MKKSIKKIVLAYSGGLDTSVMIPWLKEHYNQADIIAVICDVGQQEDLTAIREKALRSGASVAHVVDVREEFVTGYLWQLVKSGALYEDQYILGTISRPLIAQKLVEIALAEQADAIAHGATGKGNDQVRFEYSIQALAPHIGVIAPWRSWEIQSRQQAIEYAKAHGIDVPVTPKAPYSRDHNLWYISHEGGVLEDPGTSMPDDVLLMTKPLARTPDEEAIIEIDFQQGIPVAINGAILNPVLLLQTLNNIAGTHGIGVADLIENRLVGMKIRGIYEAPGAAVLYKAHKMLESLCLDRATLHLKQSLQSTYANLVYEGRWFSQTKEALDAFIDVTQQHITGRVRLKLYKGNIVADGVRSPYSLHDPALATFEEDDVYNQQDAEGFINLFSLSAKVYGLVHRGKQHD; this is encoded by the coding sequence ATGAAAAAATCCATCAAGAAAATTGTTCTGGCGTATTCCGGGGGACTGGATACCTCCGTGATGATTCCCTGGCTTAAGGAGCATTACAACCAGGCCGACATCATCGCAGTCATTTGCGATGTCGGTCAGCAGGAAGACCTTACCGCTATTCGGGAAAAAGCGCTGAGAAGCGGCGCATCCGTGGCGCATGTGGTCGACGTCCGGGAAGAGTTTGTCACCGGCTACTTATGGCAACTGGTGAAATCGGGCGCCCTGTATGAAGATCAGTATATTCTAGGCACCATTTCAAGGCCTTTAATCGCGCAAAAACTGGTGGAAATCGCCCTTGCCGAACAGGCTGACGCCATCGCTCATGGCGCGACGGGAAAAGGCAATGATCAAGTGCGCTTTGAATATTCCATTCAGGCTCTGGCCCCGCATATTGGTGTTATCGCCCCCTGGCGAAGCTGGGAGATCCAATCCCGGCAACAGGCCATTGAGTATGCCAAGGCTCATGGGATTGATGTTCCCGTAACCCCGAAAGCGCCCTATTCCCGGGATCATAACCTCTGGTACATCTCCCACGAAGGCGGTGTATTGGAAGATCCGGGGACGTCGATGCCCGATGACGTACTGTTAATGACCAAACCGCTTGCCCGGACACCGGACGAGGAGGCAATCATCGAGATTGATTTCCAGCAGGGTATACCTGTTGCAATCAACGGCGCCATACTCAATCCGGTGCTTTTGCTGCAAACTCTGAATAATATTGCCGGGACTCATGGCATTGGCGTGGCCGATTTGATCGAAAACCGTCTGGTAGGCATGAAAATACGAGGGATCTATGAAGCCCCGGGCGCGGCAGTTCTCTATAAAGCGCACAAAATGCTTGAGAGTCTCTGCCTCGATCGGGCCACATTGCATCTGAAACAATCCCTGCAATCGACTTATGCCAATCTGGTCTACGAAGGCCGCTGGTTTTCCCAGACCAAAGAGGCGCTGGACGCGTTCATTGACGTCACCCAGCAACACATCACCGGCCGTGTCCGCCTGAAGCTGTACAAAGGCAATATCGTAGCCGACGGGGTGCGCTCCCCTTACAGCCTGCATGATCCGGCTTTGGCCACGTTTGAAGAAGACGATGTGTACAATCAGCAGGATGCCGAGGGATTTATCAATCTCTTTTCCTTATCGGCCAAAGTCTATGGCCTGGTTCACAGGGGGAAACAACATGACTAG
- a CDS encoding amino acid ABC transporter ATP-binding protein — MLHIRNACKKFDDTFVLNHVNLAIEANSVVGLAGPSGSGKSTLLRCIQQLDDLDTGHIEFAGRSAFMFQDFQLFPHMTVLNNLIYAPMRHNKQGNHHENAMALLNTLGVGKKSHALPHQLSGGQKQRVALARSLMMQPDLLLCDEPTSGLDQATITDVLALLHTVKTMHVTMVIASHDLAFLTGIADRLVVLKDGDLAVDVLTASLPDPVSYLQQYYKGSIA, encoded by the coding sequence ATGCTGCACATCCGTAACGCCTGTAAAAAATTTGACGATACCTTCGTTCTCAATCACGTGAATCTGGCGATCGAAGCCAACAGTGTCGTGGGACTGGCCGGCCCATCAGGAAGCGGCAAGTCCACTTTGTTGCGCTGTATACAACAACTGGACGATCTGGATACAGGACACATTGAGTTTGCCGGGCGAAGCGCCTTTATGTTTCAGGATTTTCAACTGTTTCCGCACATGACGGTTTTAAACAATTTAATTTATGCGCCCATGCGTCATAATAAACAGGGCAATCATCACGAGAACGCCATGGCGTTGTTAAACACCCTGGGCGTCGGGAAAAAAAGCCATGCCCTTCCCCACCAGTTATCCGGCGGGCAAAAGCAACGCGTGGCATTAGCGAGAAGTCTGATGATGCAACCGGACTTGCTGTTATGTGACGAACCGACCTCGGGTCTTGACCAGGCCACCATCACGGATGTCCTGGCATTATTGCATACCGTCAAAACCATGCACGTTACCATGGTCATAGCCTCTCACGATCTGGCGTTTCTAACCGGTATCGCAGACAGACTGGTGGTGCTGAAAGACGGTGATCTGGCCGTCGATGTCTTAACGGCGTCGCTGCCGGATCCCGTTTCCTACCTGCAACAATATTATAAAGGATCAATAGCATGA
- a CDS encoding amino acid ABC transporter permease, translating into MELSQSLIFIGKGLLLTLQLLTGGILIGLLLGLLWAIARYQGVAALLVRRVISIIRGTPLILQLSLIYFATPAIAGIQPGILGAGLIAFGLNSSAYFAEIFRAGIESVPIGQFEAAATLRIPTFFLWKDIILPQVLKNIFPAMVSEVIALLKETALISTIGGMDLMRNAQSLAAEQFTYFLPLCIAGGYYYALVVLIEALGKYIEKRGFHAAHP; encoded by the coding sequence ATGGAATTAAGCCAGAGTCTCATTTTTATTGGCAAGGGACTGCTTTTGACCTTGCAATTGCTGACAGGCGGTATTCTCATTGGGTTACTCCTTGGTTTGCTATGGGCCATAGCCCGTTACCAGGGCGTTGCCGCCTTGCTGGTCAGGCGTGTCATTTCCATTATCCGGGGCACTCCGCTTATTTTGCAGTTAAGCCTCATTTATTTCGCAACACCTGCCATAGCCGGCATACAACCCGGTATTCTGGGCGCGGGACTCATAGCCTTTGGCTTGAACAGCTCCGCCTATTTTGCCGAGATTTTCCGGGCCGGCATTGAAAGCGTGCCGATTGGCCAGTTTGAAGCCGCGGCCACCTTGCGGATCCCAACGTTTTTTTTATGGAAAGACATTATCCTTCCTCAGGTATTGAAAAATATTTTTCCGGCGATGGTGAGTGAAGTTATTGCCCTGCTTAAGGAAACGGCTTTAATTTCAACCATAGGCGGTATGGATTTGATGAGAAACGCGCAATCACTGGCGGCGGAACAATTTACTTATTTTCTGCCGCTGTGTATCGCGGGCGGCTATTATTACGCTCTGGTCGTATTGATTGAAGCTCTGGGAAAATACATTGAGAAACGAGGTTTCCATGCTGCACATCCGTAA
- a CDS encoding ABC transporter substrate-binding protein translates to MKRFYFGLPVLLMVALAGCGKPENPGEIHFATSAEYPPFEYMTQGEIKGFDIDLARLIARELHKKAVFDNRQFSTVLPSLTSGQSDAAIATITITESRKKNVDFSDPYYFEGMAAVYNKHNPVKNQAQLAGKKMAAQLGSVMEYWLRKHFPGEQIIAFDNNNQAIEALLSGHVDVVLIDGSQGAVFSKKHATLSCAIVARAEEGYGIALRKGSLLTAQINQALKTIKARGDLEKLQQFWLQGV, encoded by the coding sequence ATGAAACGATTTTATTTTGGTTTACCTGTCTTGTTAATGGTTGCTCTTGCCGGATGTGGCAAGCCCGAAAACCCCGGGGAAATCCATTTTGCCACCTCCGCAGAATATCCACCTTTTGAATACATGACCCAGGGGGAAATAAAAGGGTTTGATATCGATCTGGCCCGTCTGATTGCCAGGGAACTTCATAAAAAAGCGGTGTTTGACAACAGGCAATTCAGCACCGTTCTACCGTCACTGACGTCAGGGCAGAGTGACGCCGCCATAGCTACCATCACCATTACCGAATCACGGAAAAAAAACGTTGATTTTAGCGATCCTTATTATTTTGAAGGCATGGCAGCCGTCTATAACAAACACAATCCGGTAAAAAACCAGGCGCAGTTAGCCGGTAAAAAAATGGCGGCTCAATTAGGCAGTGTCATGGAATACTGGTTACGAAAGCATTTTCCCGGCGAACAAATCATTGCTTTCGACAACAACAATCAAGCCATTGAAGCCCTGTTGTCCGGGCATGTTGATGTGGTTTTGATAGACGGCTCCCAGGGCGCCGTCTTCAGCAAAAAACACGCAACATTATCCTGCGCTATCGTGGCCCGGGCTGAGGAAGGCTATGGCATCGCGCTCAGGAAGGGCTCCCTCTTAACGGCACAGATTAACCAGGCCTTAAAGACCATCAAGGCTCGGGGTGATTTGGAAAAACTGCAACAGTTCTGGTTGCAGGGAGTATGA
- a CDS encoding arginine repressor, with product MSHDSLIDDLILNIVQTEPILEQNDLQQSLKNRGYDIAQATLSRRLKKLKIAKVGGVYKVVDYNQPGLPLVLNIQVSDFGLIILQTHPGNASSLAYYLDRKYVAFSPQDSTHSGIMGTIAGDDTVLLIVKSRDAVAHVCQLLREEFPYLLIPC from the coding sequence GTGTCCCATGACAGCCTGATCGATGATCTGATTTTAAATATTGTGCAAACGGAACCCATTCTGGAGCAAAACGATTTGCAGCAAAGCTTGAAAAACCGAGGGTATGACATTGCGCAAGCGACCTTGTCTCGCCGTTTAAAAAAACTGAAAATTGCCAAGGTAGGCGGCGTATATAAAGTCGTTGACTATAATCAGCCCGGCCTGCCGCTGGTACTGAATATTCAGGTTTCCGATTTCGGGTTGATTATTTTGCAAACGCATCCGGGAAACGCCAGCAGCCTGGCTTATTATCTGGACAGGAAATACGTGGCGTTCAGCCCTCAGGATTCTACGCACTCGGGGATCATGGGAACCATCGCCGGCGACGACACCGTGCTGCTGATTGTCAAAAGCCGGGATGCTGTGGCGCACGTATGTCAGTTGTTGCGAGAGGAGTTTCCTTATCTGCTTATACCCTGTTGA